The window AAAGTCTTTTTTAGAAGTTCAGATTCAAGATTTAATACTACTTTATTTTCATACCTTTTTTTCCAAAGATTATTTATATAAAACAATAGTACAAATATCAAACCAAGTGCAAGATATACTACACTTAAAAGTACAAATTTTTGAAAATTAAGCTTTAATACAGCTTCGTCAAATAGCCACTTTACCATTAATGGTTGAATCAAGCCTTCAAAGAAACTTAAAACACTTGAAAAAATAAGAAGTAAGATAAATTCAAATCTCTTTGTCTTTAAAAATTCCCAATATGTTTTCATAAAAATCCTCCCCCTCTATATAAACTCTCTAATCTAATAACAATTCATCTTGTGCATTCTTTAATAACCTATTTAAAGTCCTCAAAACACCAGCAATTCCTGTGCCAAAGTCACACGTTATTCTTATACCACCTTCGCCCAAAACTGCCAAAACTTTTTCTTGTTTTATTCTTTCATCTTTAAAACTACAAACGCTTTTCGGATTGAAAATATGCATATTTATCAACCCTTCAATTTGTTGTTCTAAAACTTTTAAAATGTCTTTTCTTTCATAGTAAATTACTGTGTCAATTAAGGTATCAATGATTCCGGTTATACCAAACAAATATCCAGATAAAACAAAATACTTTCTTCTAAGATCATTTAGGAGCTCTTCAAATATTTTATTCTTTATATTATACCTAAGAGCTACTTTTAAAACACCAGAAGTTCCTACTTCTAAATATGGCTCGTAATTTTTCCCATTGTAAAAGCTTCTCAACCCTTTAAAAACAACACTTGATCTTAAAATTTCATCGTTAATAGCTTTTTCTCCGATTTTTTTTATATTAGGATTTTTTACAACTTCATACAACTTCAATAAAAATAAGGAAACTCCT of the Thermosipho affectus genome contains:
- a CDS encoding lanthionine synthetase C family protein codes for the protein MLDGLTNFLCDVADLSTQTLFPCDPIVYSTNEISFGFGAGGILYSISKYKNDIPKRFKNWFLNKVKNIDFELFPPGFLTGLSGIVFVLLELGEIELANWLMERCNKHQMLYEDYSLYYGASGVGLTNLKMYRLTKEEKYLSEALKIYKWLVKNAKHDKFGRIFWENGFSKKTTFYGLGYGAAGVSLFLLKLYEVVKNPNIKKIGEKAINDEILRSSVVFKGLRSFYNGKNYEPYLEVGTSGVLKVALRYNIKNKIFEELLNDLRRKYFVLSGYLFGITGIIDTLIDTVIYYERKDILKVLEQQIEGLINMHIFNPKSVCSFKDERIKQEKVLAVLGEGGIRITCDFGTGIAGVLRTLNRLLKNAQDELLLD
- a CDS encoding ABC transporter transmembrane domain-containing protein, which codes for MKTYWEFLKTKRFEFILLLIFSSVLSFFEGLIQPLMVKWLFDEAVLKLNFQKFVLLSVVYLALGLIFVLLFYINNLWKKRYENKVVLNLESELLKKTFNYDLKEFTKKGAGYFINSIHKDVNEGVVPMIRMTINIVSMIVSEVALLLAMFFISWRASLVLFIIIPPLMYFANVVSQKVRKKQHLKEKKKEFIQAF